A single window of Leptospira koniambonensis DNA harbors:
- a CDS encoding TIGR04452 family lipoprotein, with amino-acid sequence MRIGILPLLFILTIAVNCVALNTTGLTNRYKSSEVKDKIQEAATVAAQLYAIATGDFSGSTFVNNIYLPPILAGIKPGEYYAKEDVDACVDEIKLFGALGLAPTIGVLFGQCSNLQPDNNIYGNVN; translated from the coding sequence ATGAGGATCGGAATATTACCGCTCTTATTTATCCTGACGATCGCAGTAAACTGCGTAGCTTTAAACACTACTGGATTAACGAATCGTTATAAAAGTAGCGAGGTAAAGGATAAAATCCAAGAAGCTGCCACTGTCGCGGCTCAATTATACGCAATCGCAACTGGAGATTTTTCAGGCTCTACTTTTGTGAACAATATCTATCTTCCACCAATTCTGGCAGGGATTAAACCAGGGGAATATTACGCTAAGGAAGATGTGGATGCATGTGTAGATGAGATCAAATTATTTGGTGCTTTGGGGCTTGCTCCCACAATTGGCGTTCTATTCGGGCAATGTTCGAACCTTCAGCCTGACAATAATATATACGGAAATGTAAACTAG
- a CDS encoding fumarate reductase/succinate dehydrogenase flavoprotein subunit → MSLDSKIPSGPLEKKWDDYKSHIKLVNPANKRKYTVIVIGTGLAGGSASATLAELGYNVKTFCFQDSPRRAHSIAAQGGINAAKNYQNDGDSVYRLFYDTIKGGDFRAREANVYRLAQVSTNIIDQCVAQGVPFAREYGGHLDNRSFGGAQVSRTFYAKGQTGQQLLLGAYSALSRQIGLGNVKMYPRTEMLDVVVIDGHAKGVVIRDLVTGQVTVHSADAVVLASGGYGNVFYLSTNAKGSNVTATFRAYKKGAFFANPCYTQIHPTCIPVSGDHQSKLTLMSESLRNDGRIWVPKKQGDTRNPADIPESERDYYLERKYPSYGNLCPRDIASRSAKEVCDAGFGVGPGGQGVYLDFSSAINRLGEHTIAERYGNLFQMYEQITGENPYKVPMRIYPAVHYTMGGLWVDYNLMSNLPGLFVIGEANFSDHGANRLGASALMQGLADGYFVLPYTIGNYLAEVGFGKTPSTDHAEFKKAETDANAQLNKFLNIKGKRTVDSFHKELGKIMWNNCGMARTDKSLKEALVKIPEIREEFWKNVNVPGSGSDLNQSLEKAGRVADFLEFGELLCLDALTREESCGGHFRTEHQMDDGEAKRDDDKFCHATAWEWKGVGAKPTEHREKLEFENIKLATRSYK, encoded by the coding sequence ATGAGTTTAGATTCCAAAATCCCATCGGGTCCCTTGGAAAAAAAATGGGACGATTATAAATCCCATATTAAATTAGTTAACCCGGCTAACAAAAGAAAATATACAGTTATCGTAATTGGTACTGGTCTCGCAGGTGGTTCCGCTTCTGCTACATTAGCTGAACTCGGATACAATGTTAAAACATTCTGCTTCCAAGACAGCCCACGTAGAGCTCACTCAATCGCAGCTCAAGGTGGTATCAACGCAGCAAAGAATTACCAAAATGACGGTGACTCAGTTTATCGTTTGTTCTATGATACGATCAAAGGCGGGGACTTCAGAGCAAGAGAAGCTAATGTTTATCGTTTAGCTCAAGTTTCTACAAACATCATTGACCAATGTGTTGCTCAAGGTGTTCCATTCGCGAGAGAATATGGCGGACATTTGGATAATAGATCCTTCGGTGGAGCACAAGTTTCCCGTACATTCTACGCGAAAGGTCAAACTGGACAACAGCTTCTATTAGGAGCCTACTCTGCACTTTCCAGACAAATCGGTTTAGGAAATGTGAAGATGTATCCTAGAACGGAGATGTTGGACGTGGTTGTGATCGATGGTCATGCAAAAGGTGTTGTGATCAGAGATCTAGTAACCGGCCAAGTAACCGTTCATTCTGCGGATGCAGTGGTTCTTGCTTCCGGCGGATATGGTAACGTATTTTATCTTTCTACAAACGCGAAAGGTTCTAACGTTACTGCAACTTTTAGAGCTTACAAAAAAGGTGCCTTCTTCGCTAACCCTTGTTACACTCAGATCCACCCTACTTGTATCCCAGTTTCTGGAGATCATCAGTCCAAATTAACTTTGATGTCTGAGTCTCTCCGAAATGACGGACGTATTTGGGTTCCTAAAAAACAGGGAGATACTCGGAACCCTGCGGATATCCCTGAGAGCGAAAGAGATTATTACTTAGAAAGAAAATACCCAAGTTATGGTAACCTTTGCCCTCGTGATATCGCATCCCGTTCTGCAAAAGAAGTTTGCGATGCAGGATTCGGCGTAGGACCAGGAGGCCAAGGTGTTTATCTAGACTTCTCCTCTGCGATCAATCGTTTGGGAGAACATACAATCGCTGAAAGATACGGTAACCTCTTCCAGATGTATGAGCAGATCACTGGAGAAAATCCTTATAAAGTTCCAATGAGAATTTATCCTGCAGTTCACTATACAATGGGCGGACTTTGGGTGGATTATAATCTGATGAGCAATCTTCCAGGTTTATTCGTGATTGGCGAAGCAAACTTCTCTGACCACGGAGCAAACAGACTTGGAGCTTCTGCGCTGATGCAAGGTCTTGCTGATGGATATTTCGTTCTTCCTTACACTATCGGAAATTATCTGGCAGAAGTTGGATTCGGAAAAACTCCTTCTACAGATCATGCTGAATTTAAGAAAGCAGAGACTGACGCAAATGCTCAGCTCAACAAATTCCTTAACATCAAAGGTAAGAGAACTGTTGATTCTTTCCATAAAGAACTCGGAAAGATCATGTGGAATAATTGCGGAATGGCAAGGACCGATAAGAGCTTAAAAGAAGCTCTCGTGAAAATTCCTGAGATCAGAGAAGAATTCTGGAAAAATGTAAACGTTCCTGGTTCCGGTTCTGATCTAAATCAATCCTTGGAAAAAGCAGGAAGAGTTGCAGACTTCTTAGAGTTCGGAGAACTTCTCTGCTTAGATGCTCTTACAAGAGAAGAATCTTGTGGAGGCCATTTCCGTACTGAACACCAGATGGATGACGGAGAAGCAAAACGTGACGACGATAAATTCTGTCATGCAACCGCTTGGGAATGGAAAGGAGTAGGAGCAAAACCTACTGAGCACAGAGAAAAACTGGAATTCGAGAATATTAAACTCGCTACGAGGAGCTACAAATAA
- a CDS encoding succinate dehydrogenase/fumarate reductase iron-sulfur subunit, with protein sequence MDLKLKVWRQKNAKEKGKIVNYDAKDISPDMSFLEMIDVVNEDLIVKGDDPIAFEHDCREGICGSCNIMINGEAHGPLPGVTTCQLHMRSFKDGDTIYLEPWRAKAFPVIKDLVVDRSGFDRIIQAGGFVSINTGGAPDANALPIPKKDADVAMDAATCIGCGACVASCKNASAMLFVSAKVSHLALLPQGQVEKKERVKNMVNAMDKEGFGNCTNQYECEAACPKDIKRDFIRVLNKEFILS encoded by the coding sequence ATGGACCTCAAACTAAAAGTCTGGAGACAGAAAAACGCAAAAGAGAAAGGCAAAATCGTAAATTACGATGCCAAAGATATTTCTCCTGATATGTCTTTCTTAGAAATGATAGACGTAGTTAACGAGGACCTGATCGTAAAAGGAGATGATCCAATTGCGTTCGAGCACGATTGTAGAGAAGGTATTTGCGGTTCTTGTAATATTATGATCAATGGAGAGGCTCATGGGCCTCTTCCTGGTGTGACCACCTGCCAACTTCATATGAGAAGTTTCAAGGATGGAGACACTATCTACTTAGAGCCTTGGAGAGCGAAAGCATTCCCAGTTATAAAGGATCTGGTAGTGGATCGTAGCGGTTTTGATAGGATCATCCAAGCGGGAGGATTCGTTAGTATCAATACCGGAGGGGCTCCTGACGCAAACGCATTACCTATTCCCAAAAAGGATGCAGACGTTGCGATGGATGCGGCAACCTGTATCGGTTGTGGCGCTTGTGTAGCTTCTTGTAAAAATGCTTCTGCGATGTTATTCGTTTCTGCGAAAGTTTCCCACCTTGCACTACTTCCTCAGGGCCAGGTAGAGAAAAAAGAACGTGTGAAAAACATGGTAAACGCAATGGACAAAGAAGGTTTCGGAAATTGTACAAACCAGTACGAGTGCGAAGCTGCTTGTCCTAAAGATATCAAAAGGGATTTCATCAGAGTTCTGAACAAAGAATTTATTCTTTCTTAA
- a CDS encoding membrane protein insertion efficiency factor YidD: MICPMSPSCSHFVKEEFETSSFLTALFLSINRILYVENRLMQEFGQKRYVYKTGRGKLIDHKPIDQFSRDFDSFKQGFTDD; the protein is encoded by the coding sequence GTGATCTGTCCGATGTCTCCTTCCTGCTCTCATTTTGTAAAAGAAGAATTCGAAACTTCCAGCTTCCTAACTGCCCTATTCCTTTCTATCAATAGGATCCTTTATGTGGAAAATAGGCTAATGCAAGAATTTGGGCAAAAAAGATATGTGTATAAAACAGGAAGGGGAAAACTGATCGATCATAAGCCGATCGACCAATTTTCAAGAGATTTCGATTCCTTTAAGCAGGGATTTACTGACGACTAG
- a CDS encoding 1-aminocyclopropane-1-carboxylate deaminase, with product MKDSVLRPRRTGVDSVLKIHSSELFIKREDRIFFSQGTKIRKLIGIYNSLESKLQAGEIQKVILQGNLHSNAILAGSLFFKFVGVPTKILGYSRDPKLITPASIITKRFSDLELYPTRKEWGKTVEVTTKSLPPNEFLIPEYLFASSALEGLLSLWEEIDPAQYDRIVLDIGSGLTWISGILWGKLPITGICLGIQKEKFGPWMESNLSSLRLPNLDLPWENLIDPKEKLEGNFSYGKKGNHWLEISKEYQKRFGIYLEPIYAAKSIRIIEYMMENRELEGRILYIYQGGILQGGVTSI from the coding sequence TTGAAAGACTCCGTTTTGCGTCCCCGCAGAACTGGAGTAGATTCCGTTCTCAAAATACATTCTTCTGAGCTATTTATAAAAAGAGAAGATCGTATCTTCTTTTCCCAAGGAACCAAGATCCGAAAGCTAATCGGAATTTATAATAGTTTAGAATCGAAACTCCAAGCCGGAGAAATCCAAAAGGTCATTTTACAAGGGAATTTGCATTCTAATGCAATTCTGGCTGGGAGTTTGTTTTTTAAATTTGTAGGAGTGCCTACAAAAATCCTGGGATATTCCAGAGATCCAAAGCTAATTACTCCTGCTTCTATCATAACGAAACGGTTTTCAGACCTGGAATTATATCCTACGAGGAAGGAATGGGGGAAAACTGTCGAAGTTACTACAAAATCTCTCCCTCCCAACGAATTCCTGATCCCTGAATATCTATTCGCATCTTCTGCCTTGGAAGGGCTCCTTTCGCTCTGGGAAGAAATAGATCCGGCTCAGTATGATCGAATTGTTTTAGACATTGGCTCAGGACTTACTTGGATCTCTGGAATTTTATGGGGAAAACTTCCCATCACCGGAATTTGTCTTGGAATCCAAAAGGAGAAGTTTGGGCCTTGGATGGAATCTAATCTGTCGTCACTTCGACTTCCAAATTTAGATTTACCTTGGGAAAACCTGATCGATCCAAAAGAAAAATTAGAAGGAAATTTTTCTTACGGTAAAAAAGGAAACCACTGGCTGGAAATATCTAAAGAATATCAAAAACGATTTGGAATTTATTTGGAGCCGATTTATGCGGCGAAATCCATTAGAATTATTGAATATATGATGGAAAACAGAGAGTTAGAAGGGCGGATTTTGTATATTTACCAAGGTGGAATTCTACAAGGGGGAGTAACATCCATCTAA
- the lepA gene encoding translation elongation factor 4: MSDRQQFIRNFSIIAHIDHGKSTLADRLLEIGRITDDRTKKDQILDSMDIERERGITIKANNATFNYTAADGNIYTMNLIDTPGHVDFTYEVSRSLKACEGVLLIVDASQGVEAQTLANLYLAMEQDLAIIPVMNKVDLPAADVEKTKLQIEDSLGLDAENAVAISAKTGLNVQAVLEEITRQIPPPKGNPKGPLKALIYDSYFDPYMGVVIKIRVFDGSVKKGDRILLMSSQKDFTVNEVGIKGIGLTPTDSLTAGEVGYIIAGIKKVSDARTGDTVTLYSNPSTEAVPGYKDAKPMVFAGLFPIMGEQFEELVDAIEKMKLNDAALVYEKESSAALGFGFRVGYLGLLHMEIVQERLEREFNLDLITTAPSVKYTIRMKNGEVFDIDNPSKFPDPVFIEATEEPYVKASIITPNEYVGNIMSLAIDKRGVQLDTVYLSQDKVQLTYEIPLAELIFEFYDKLKSLTRGYASLDYEPCGYKASRLVKMDILVNGESVDALSMIVHSSKAESRGREIIEKLKEIIPRHQFMIPIQAAVGGKILARESISALRKNVTAKCYGGDITRKKKLLEKQKEGKKRMKQIGNVEIPQEAFLAVLKTGD, encoded by the coding sequence ATGTCCGATCGCCAACAATTCATCCGCAATTTCTCAATTATAGCCCATATTGACCATGGTAAGTCCACTTTAGCTGACAGACTTTTGGAAATAGGCAGGATCACTGATGATCGGACAAAAAAAGACCAGATCCTGGACTCCATGGATATAGAAAGGGAGAGAGGGATCACGATTAAGGCGAACAACGCCACTTTCAATTATACCGCAGCGGACGGTAATATTTATACGATGAACTTGATCGATACTCCTGGCCATGTGGATTTTACTTACGAAGTATCCAGATCCTTAAAAGCATGCGAAGGTGTGCTTCTTATAGTAGATGCTAGCCAAGGAGTGGAAGCCCAAACTCTTGCGAACCTTTATCTTGCTATGGAGCAGGATTTAGCAATCATTCCAGTTATGAATAAAGTGGATCTTCCTGCAGCGGATGTGGAGAAGACCAAACTTCAAATCGAAGACAGTTTGGGTTTGGATGCGGAGAATGCGGTGGCGATTTCCGCTAAAACTGGTCTGAACGTACAAGCAGTCTTAGAGGAAATCACTAGACAAATTCCTCCTCCGAAGGGAAATCCAAAAGGTCCTCTTAAAGCACTTATCTATGATTCTTATTTCGATCCTTATATGGGAGTTGTGATCAAGATCAGAGTATTCGATGGGTCCGTTAAAAAAGGGGACCGTATCCTTTTGATGAGTAGCCAAAAGGATTTTACAGTCAACGAAGTTGGTATCAAGGGAATTGGTTTAACACCTACAGATTCTCTTACAGCAGGAGAAGTAGGATATATCATCGCAGGTATCAAAAAAGTTTCTGATGCAAGAACTGGAGATACAGTAACTTTATATTCTAATCCAAGTACAGAAGCGGTTCCAGGTTATAAAGATGCAAAACCTATGGTGTTTGCGGGATTGTTTCCAATTATGGGAGAACAATTCGAAGAACTCGTAGATGCGATCGAGAAGATGAAACTGAACGATGCGGCACTCGTTTATGAAAAAGAAAGTTCTGCCGCATTAGGATTCGGATTTCGTGTTGGATATCTGGGACTTCTCCACATGGAGATCGTACAAGAGAGATTAGAAAGAGAATTTAATCTTGATCTGATCACCACTGCACCTTCCGTAAAATATACAATCCGAATGAAAAACGGAGAAGTATTCGATATAGATAACCCTTCTAAATTTCCTGATCCGGTTTTTATAGAAGCTACAGAAGAACCATATGTAAAGGCTTCTATCATTACTCCGAATGAATATGTAGGAAATATCATGTCCTTAGCGATTGATAAAAGGGGGGTTCAGTTGGACACAGTTTATCTTTCTCAGGATAAGGTACAGTTGACCTATGAGATCCCTCTTGCTGAGTTAATTTTCGAATTTTATGATAAACTAAAATCTCTAACCAGAGGTTATGCTTCCTTAGATTATGAGCCTTGCGGATATAAAGCTTCGAGACTTGTTAAAATGGACATTCTGGTAAATGGAGAATCTGTGGATGCGCTTTCTATGATCGTCCATAGTTCCAAAGCAGAATCCCGTGGTAGAGAGATCATCGAAAAATTAAAAGAGATCATTCCTCGCCACCAATTTATGATCCCGATCCAAGCTGCGGTTGGAGGAAAAATCCTCGCCAGAGAAAGTATTTCTGCTCTTCGTAAAAACGTAACTGCTAAATGTTATGGTGGAGATATCACCCGTAAGAAAAAACTTTTAGAGAAGCAGAAAGAAGGAAAGAAGAGGATGAAACAGATCGGAAACGTAGAAATTCCTCAAGAAGCCTTCCTTGCAGTCTTAAAAACCGGGGACTAA
- a CDS encoding succinate dehydrogenase cytochrome b subunit: MDFQAGYLRSSIGRKTIVAITGIILFGFVFVHMLGNLQIFQEPDKINTYAEFLHNLGGLLWLARGILLVAFVLHVYYALKLSLENKKARPVGYVKESTIQATLSSRYMALTGSVLLAFVIYHLLHFTIGKIQPENFALQETIGDRQRHDVYTMVILGFKNVYVSVSYIVAMTLLAFHLRHGVASVFQSLGFNTTFWAPKTNAFAILYALTIFIGNVSMPVAILLNFVKVPGAQ, encoded by the coding sequence ATGGATTTTCAAGCTGGATATCTAAGGTCGTCCATCGGTAGAAAGACTATCGTTGCGATTACCGGAATCATTCTCTTCGGCTTTGTGTTTGTACACATGCTGGGGAACCTCCAGATCTTCCAAGAACCGGATAAGATTAACACTTACGCTGAGTTCCTACACAATTTAGGCGGACTATTATGGCTGGCCCGCGGAATCCTTTTAGTAGCGTTCGTATTACACGTTTACTACGCCCTCAAATTGTCTCTTGAAAACAAGAAGGCAAGACCGGTTGGCTATGTAAAAGAAAGTACGATCCAAGCTACTTTGTCTTCCCGCTATATGGCTTTGACTGGTTCCGTATTACTCGCTTTCGTAATATACCATTTGCTTCATTTTACTATTGGTAAGATCCAGCCCGAAAACTTTGCTCTCCAAGAAACCATTGGCGACAGACAAAGACATGATGTTTACACTATGGTGATCTTAGGATTTAAAAACGTTTATGTTTCCGTTTCCTATATCGTAGCTATGACATTGCTTGCGTTTCATTTGCGTCATGGAGTTGCGAGTGTTTTCCAATCTCTTGGATTTAACACCACTTTTTGGGCGCCTAAGACGAACGCATTTGCGATCCTCTACGCTTTGACCATCTTCATCGGCAATGTTTCCATGCCGGTTGCCATTCTTCTTAACTTCGTGAAAGTTCCAGGAGCGCAATAA
- a CDS encoding aldo/keto reductase, producing the protein MIYRDPFQSLYIEPLHEGRKEKFSPGKKGEGLGYFLFRELRLSRIAFGGYRIGLEDPEHKEALQFALHSGVNVIDVSANYGDGEAESLVGKVLDENFKKRHLNRKEIFLVTKAGYIQGKNMKLVESKEKEKGQFPEITYYQPGCYHCISPEFLEDQLERSRKRLGLSTIDAFLLHNPEYFLSHSEKNGIPKEEAQAEYYRRIKEAFLFLEKARKEGKIQFYGISSNTFPLPEEEYTHTSLSKCLQIAEKIAGKENGFAVIQFPANWYEDGFLRNRNSEGKTLLEICSNFDLLPLINRPLNSFQAGKGMVRLSYTPQNQAPDLSKILQILELESSLLEPLSQNPNRNSLSKLWQTYGEKVRSEEQFQVLLQKSWIPILRGVIDEVYSEKGKESAEEYLRVLNTALPLLEGQIQIRSSENLSGLYENLVSRFHSNGEAPESLSSLMVFHLASLLEKGTVLLGMRKRKYVRDILPIFKKQPPKIPESRWGENGIRS; encoded by the coding sequence ATGATTTATAGAGATCCGTTTCAGTCTTTGTATATAGAGCCCCTTCATGAGGGTAGGAAGGAAAAATTCTCCCCGGGAAAAAAGGGAGAAGGACTCGGCTATTTTCTATTCAGAGAACTTAGGCTTTCCCGAATCGCGTTCGGTGGATATAGGATTGGGTTGGAAGATCCGGAACATAAGGAAGCACTTCAATTTGCTCTCCATTCCGGAGTGAACGTTATTGATGTCTCAGCCAACTATGGAGATGGAGAAGCAGAAAGTTTAGTGGGGAAGGTCCTGGATGAAAATTTCAAAAAAAGACATCTTAACAGAAAGGAAATTTTTTTAGTTACCAAGGCTGGATATATCCAAGGAAAAAATATGAAATTGGTCGAGTCCAAAGAAAAGGAGAAGGGCCAATTTCCGGAAATCACTTATTACCAACCTGGTTGTTATCATTGTATCTCACCAGAATTTTTGGAAGACCAATTGGAAAGATCCAGAAAACGCCTGGGACTTTCTACCATCGATGCATTCTTATTACATAATCCTGAATATTTCCTAAGCCATTCCGAAAAGAATGGAATTCCGAAAGAAGAAGCCCAAGCAGAATACTATCGCAGGATCAAAGAGGCTTTTTTATTTTTAGAGAAGGCAAGAAAAGAAGGAAAAATCCAATTCTACGGAATTTCCAGTAATACATTTCCTTTGCCTGAAGAAGAATATACTCATACTTCTTTGTCGAAGTGCCTACAAATAGCGGAGAAAATTGCGGGAAAAGAAAACGGATTTGCGGTAATTCAGTTTCCCGCGAATTGGTATGAGGACGGATTCCTTCGGAATCGAAATTCCGAAGGAAAGACTCTACTTGAAATTTGTAGTAACTTCGACCTTCTTCCTCTAATCAACCGCCCTTTAAACTCTTTCCAAGCAGGAAAGGGGATGGTCCGATTGTCTTATACTCCTCAGAACCAGGCTCCAGATCTGTCGAAGATACTACAAATCCTAGAACTCGAATCCTCTCTTCTCGAACCACTTTCCCAAAATCCGAACCGAAATTCACTTTCCAAACTCTGGCAAACATATGGGGAGAAGGTACGCTCCGAAGAACAATTCCAGGTCCTTCTGCAAAAATCCTGGATACCAATCTTAAGAGGAGTCATCGACGAAGTATATTCTGAAAAAGGAAAAGAGTCCGCCGAAGAATATTTGCGAGTTTTGAACACAGCACTTCCATTACTAGAAGGACAAATACAAATTCGCTCTTCTGAAAATTTATCCGGCCTATACGAAAACCTTGTCTCCAGATTTCATTCCAATGGGGAAGCTCCTGAAAGTTTATCTTCTCTCATGGTATTTCATTTGGCTTCACTTTTAGAAAAGGGAACAGTCTTACTCGGAATGAGAAAAAGAAAGTATGTTCGGGACATTCTTCCCATTTTCAAAAAACAACCGCCTAAAATCCCAGAATCCAGATGGGGAGAAAATGGAATTCGATCCTGA
- a CDS encoding UDP-3-O-acyl-N-acetylglucosamine deacetylase: protein MKVLTQISEIKNLVSDRNPEILTLPPEFVEKVDIDPDYSYTIQNEFQIHGKATFENKDTIIKVSPSQNGKSDFSWNGIRYDLDSQKCIKGNHNIQLGEVKVIEHPLAWMLAFGVYADFTLTESSFPTFDYCDRVYMDQAKGNWRRLGERKRITVSSPFALVWEKGYCILEPAIQDSKGLLIDHQVEYPGTTVGKSRIVTELTRENFSYFGDARTTAFRNKKDAESFYQIGLAGGLKDYPFTLENVLLLDEDKIYNIRNKFKDPRSDYNYEFICHELIDIISWLRFVEEKYEGKFFGKMTTFLFDHHKQIDIAQFSCNPEELEKYGIRFGN from the coding sequence ATGAAGGTACTTACCCAAATTTCAGAAATTAAAAACCTAGTCTCGGATCGAAATCCGGAAATTTTAACTCTTCCTCCTGAGTTTGTGGAGAAGGTGGATATAGATCCGGATTATTCTTATACGATCCAAAATGAATTCCAAATACATGGTAAGGCTACCTTCGAAAATAAAGATACAATTATTAAAGTAAGTCCTTCTCAGAATGGAAAATCTGATTTTAGCTGGAATGGGATCAGATACGATCTTGATAGTCAGAAATGTATTAAAGGAAATCATAATATACAATTAGGAGAAGTGAAAGTAATCGAACATCCTCTCGCTTGGATGTTGGCTTTCGGGGTATATGCTGATTTTACTCTGACTGAATCAAGTTTTCCTACATTCGATTATTGTGATCGGGTCTATATGGACCAAGCTAAAGGAAATTGGAGAAGGTTAGGGGAAAGAAAAAGGATCACAGTATCTTCTCCATTTGCTTTGGTTTGGGAGAAGGGTTATTGTATATTGGAACCTGCGATCCAGGATTCAAAAGGCCTTTTGATAGACCACCAAGTGGAATATCCTGGGACCACAGTCGGAAAATCCAGGATTGTGACCGAACTGACTCGTGAAAATTTTTCTTATTTCGGGGACGCAAGAACCACCGCGTTCCGTAACAAAAAAGACGCAGAAAGTTTTTACCAAATCGGACTAGCCGGAGGATTAAAAGATTATCCTTTCACTTTGGAAAACGTATTACTTTTAGATGAAGATAAAATTTATAATATTCGGAACAAATTTAAGGATCCAAGATCAGATTATAATTACGAATTCATCTGTCATGAATTGATAGATATCATTTCTTGGTTACGTTTTGTAGAAGAAAAATATGAAGGGAAATTTTTCGGAAAGATGACAACCTTTCTTTTTGATCATCACAAACAGATAGATATTGCTCAATTTTCCTGTAATCCAGAAGAGTTAGAAAAATATGGGATTCGGTTCGGAAATTAA